One window of Sinorhizobium fredii NGR234 genomic DNA carries:
- the nusB gene encoding transcription antitermination factor NusB has protein sequence MTNTPSDQPLKQANQRGAARLAAVQALYQMEIGGTGVLEIVAEFEAHRLGQELDGETYLKADASWFRSIVSGVVRDQRKLDPLIGSALQDDWALSRLDSTVRAILRAGTFELLERKDVPVAVIVTEYVEIAKAFFEDEEPKLVNAVLDRIAKQIRGERRK, from the coding sequence GTGACGAACACGCCTTCGGATCAGCCGCTGAAGCAGGCCAATCAGCGCGGCGCCGCGCGCCTTGCGGCCGTGCAGGCGCTTTACCAGATGGAAATCGGCGGAACCGGCGTCCTCGAGATCGTTGCCGAGTTCGAGGCGCATCGCCTAGGTCAGGAACTTGACGGCGAGACCTACCTGAAGGCCGACGCCTCCTGGTTCCGCTCGATCGTCTCCGGCGTCGTGCGCGACCAGCGCAAGCTCGACCCGCTGATCGGTTCGGCCCTTCAGGACGACTGGGCGCTTTCGCGGCTCGATTCCACCGTGCGTGCCATCCTGCGCGCCGGCACCTTCGAGCTGCTGGAGCGCAAGGACGTGCCGGTTGCGGTGATCGTCACCGAATATGTCGAGATCGCCAAGGCCTTCTTCGAGGACGAGGAGCCGAAACTCGTCAACGCCGTTCTCGACAGGATCGCCAAGCAGATTCGTGGCGAGCGCCGGAAATAG
- a CDS encoding MFS transporter — MLAAAEDIATVLREARRNVLLLTVAQALLGVVGPISFAVGGVAGYQLLGDDKSLATAPLTAFNVGMALGVILVAILSRWAGRRFAFMVGATIAAIGGIVATAALFRESFWIFAAGLAILGLSSGFTQKLRFAAADASPSFYKAKAISWILGGGIVSAVLGPQIVIFAGDYFAPVWFAGAFVALIPVCLFALFFFLPLRLPETTTASSAQAGPPARPLREIAGNRRFLTGMVCGISSYALMTFMMTGAPVAMVVGCGFSSDLATLGIQWHVLAMFAPSFATGWLISRLGAERVVACGLLLLMGCAAVAHLGVALWNFWGALVLLGLGWNFGFIGATAIVAQSYRPHEADKVQGFHDIVLFSTVAGSSFASGKVLAVFGWDMLNAVIWPVTGLCLVLLFLLMRASKSVAA; from the coding sequence ATGCTTGCGGCAGCGGAAGACATCGCAACGGTTCTTCGCGAGGCACGCCGCAACGTCCTTTTGCTGACCGTCGCCCAGGCGCTGCTCGGTGTGGTGGGGCCGATCAGTTTTGCCGTCGGCGGTGTCGCCGGCTATCAATTGCTCGGCGACGACAAGTCTCTCGCGACCGCGCCGCTGACCGCATTCAATGTCGGCATGGCGCTTGGCGTCATCCTGGTGGCAATCCTGTCGCGATGGGCCGGCCGGCGCTTTGCCTTCATGGTCGGCGCGACGATTGCCGCGATCGGTGGCATTGTCGCTACCGCGGCTCTGTTCCGGGAGAGTTTCTGGATTTTTGCGGCCGGTCTGGCCATTCTCGGCTTATCGAGCGGCTTTACCCAGAAGCTGCGTTTCGCTGCCGCGGATGCATCGCCGTCCTTCTACAAGGCGAAGGCGATCTCCTGGATCCTTGGCGGCGGCATCGTCTCAGCGGTCCTTGGGCCGCAAATCGTCATCTTCGCCGGTGATTATTTCGCACCCGTCTGGTTCGCCGGGGCCTTCGTCGCCCTGATACCGGTCTGTCTCTTCGCCCTTTTCTTCTTTTTGCCCCTGCGGCTGCCGGAAACCACGACGGCGTCGTCAGCGCAAGCGGGCCCGCCGGCCCGGCCGCTCCGCGAGATCGCCGGTAACCGGCGCTTTCTGACCGGGATGGTCTGCGGCATCTCGTCCTATGCCCTGATGACCTTCATGATGACAGGCGCGCCGGTCGCCATGGTCGTCGGCTGCGGCTTTTCGAGCGATCTGGCGACCCTCGGGATCCAGTGGCACGTTCTGGCGATGTTCGCTCCGAGCTTCGCCACCGGCTGGCTGATCAGCCGCCTCGGTGCGGAGCGCGTCGTCGCCTGCGGGCTCTTGCTGCTCATGGGCTGCGCCGCCGTCGCCCATCTTGGTGTGGCGCTCTGGAATTTCTGGGGCGCGCTGGTTCTCCTCGGGCTCGGCTGGAATTTCGGCTTCATCGGCGCCACGGCGATCGTCGCGCAAAGCTACCGTCCGCACGAGGCCGACAAGGTCCAGGGCTTCCACGACATCGTGCTGTTTTCCACCGTTGCCGGCTCGTCCTTCGCTTCCGGCAAGGTTCTGGCCGTCTTCGGCTGGGACATGCTCAACGCGGTCATCTGGCCGGTGACGGGCCTTTGCCTCGTGCTCCTCTTTCTCCTGATGCGTGCAAGCAAGAGCGTTGCAGCCTGA
- a CDS encoding GNAT family N-acetyltransferase, whose protein sequence is MHRVPVLETERLILRPYRRDDFPSYSALFADEQVTRYVGGVPYTREQSWTRFLRQVGMWHYFGFGFFAIQEKEGGAFIGEAGFHDPHRQITPSLEGTMEMGWALSPRSHGRGLASEAVAAALAWGDREFPALRKTCIIEPGNETSIRVALKHGFREFWRTTYHGRPMLMFERRSTGAN, encoded by the coding sequence ATGCATCGTGTGCCCGTGCTCGAGACCGAACGGCTTATCTTGCGTCCCTACCGGCGCGACGATTTTCCCTCCTACAGCGCGCTCTTCGCAGACGAGCAGGTGACGCGCTACGTGGGGGGCGTTCCCTACACGCGCGAACAATCCTGGACGCGCTTTCTGCGCCAGGTCGGGATGTGGCACTATTTCGGCTTCGGATTCTTTGCGATCCAGGAGAAGGAGGGCGGTGCCTTCATCGGCGAGGCCGGCTTTCACGATCCCCACCGCCAGATCACACCGTCGCTCGAGGGAACGATGGAGATGGGCTGGGCCCTTTCGCCCAGGAGCCATGGCCGCGGCCTTGCGTCGGAAGCCGTCGCCGCTGCGCTCGCCTGGGGCGACCGCGAGTTTCCCGCCCTCAGAAAGACCTGCATCATCGAGCCCGGAAACGAGACTTCGATCCGGGTCGCGCTCAAGCACGGTTTCAGGGAATTCTGGCGCACCACCTATCACGGCAGGCCGATGCTCATGTTCGAACGGCGGTCGACGGGCGCAAACTGA
- the ribD gene encoding bifunctional diaminohydroxyphosphoribosylaminopyrimidine deaminase/5-amino-6-(5-phosphoribosylamino)uracil reductase RibD, producing the protein MSGPTREDERFMAAALRLARRNLGLTSTNPSVGCVIVKDDTIVGRAVTAPGGRPHAETQALADAGEQARGATAYVTLEPCSHHGRTPPCVDALIASGIARVVVCLLDPDERVAGRGVVMLRDAGIDVDLGVLRDEGERVLEAYLMRQRMKRPHVTLKLAVSADGMIGRKGEGQVRITGAVSRAQVQVLRAETDAILVGVGTANADDPELTVRLPGLEARSPIRIVLDRRLDLAVESKLVRSARAVLSFAVADSVLDAPAMTRRSTLEEAGVEVLNADTIYDLLIALASRGISSLLVEGGARAARQFLDAGLVDRILLYTGPATIGEDGIRSPFDRMTVPAGFSLKRTARYGNDIFDDYERDSGCSQA; encoded by the coding sequence ATGAGCGGGCCGACGCGTGAGGACGAGAGATTCATGGCGGCGGCACTGCGCCTCGCCCGCCGCAATCTCGGTCTGACATCGACAAATCCCTCTGTTGGCTGCGTCATCGTCAAGGACGACACCATTGTCGGCCGCGCCGTGACGGCGCCGGGCGGGCGCCCGCATGCCGAGACACAGGCGCTCGCCGACGCCGGTGAGCAGGCGCGGGGGGCGACCGCCTATGTCACCCTCGAACCCTGTTCGCATCACGGCAGGACGCCGCCTTGCGTCGATGCGCTGATCGCCTCGGGGATTGCCCGCGTCGTCGTCTGCCTTCTCGACCCCGACGAGCGTGTCGCCGGCCGTGGGGTGGTGATGCTGCGCGACGCCGGCATCGATGTCGATCTTGGCGTGCTCCGCGATGAGGGCGAACGTGTGCTCGAAGCCTATCTCATGCGCCAGAGGATGAAACGGCCGCATGTCACGCTCAAGCTTGCCGTTTCGGCAGACGGCATGATCGGCCGAAAGGGTGAGGGCCAAGTCAGGATCACCGGTGCGGTCTCGCGCGCCCAGGTCCAGGTGCTGCGCGCCGAGACGGATGCCATCCTCGTCGGCGTCGGCACGGCAAACGCCGACGATCCGGAACTCACCGTTCGGTTACCTGGACTTGAAGCGCGTTCGCCGATCCGCATCGTCCTTGATCGTCGTCTCGATCTGGCGGTCGAATCGAAGCTCGTTCGCTCGGCGCGGGCGGTTCTATCGTTCGCCGTTGCCGATTCGGTGCTCGATGCGCCCGCAATGACGAGGCGCAGCACGCTGGAAGAAGCGGGCGTCGAAGTGTTGAACGCCGACACGATATACGACCTTTTGATCGCACTTGCCTCGCGCGGCATTTCATCGCTTCTGGTCGAAGGCGGGGCGCGGGCGGCGCGCCAGTTTCTCGATGCGGGTCTTGTCGATCGAATCCTGCTTTACACCGGGCCCGCAACCATTGGCGAAGACGGCATCCGATCCCCATTTGATCGAATGACCGTGCCGGCGGGATTCTCGCTCAAGCGCACCGCCCGTTACGGCAACGACATATTCGATGACTACGAAAGAGATAGCGGATGTTCACAGGCATAA
- a CDS encoding 6,7-dimethyl-8-ribityllumazine synthase yields MAKTKPLRILIVEARFYDDMADAMLDGAKQALDAAGATYDIVTVPGALEIPAAIAMALDGADEGGTDYDGFVALGMVIRGETYHFDIVANESARALMDLAVSESLALGNGILTVENEEQAWARARRSEGDKGGFAARAALTMIELKNKLGAEK; encoded by the coding sequence ATGGCGAAGACCAAGCCCCTCCGCATCCTGATTGTGGAAGCGCGCTTCTATGACGATATGGCGGATGCGATGCTCGACGGAGCGAAGCAGGCGTTGGACGCCGCCGGCGCGACCTATGATATTGTCACGGTTCCGGGCGCACTGGAAATTCCCGCGGCCATCGCGATGGCGCTCGACGGCGCCGATGAAGGCGGCACCGACTACGACGGCTTCGTCGCGCTCGGCATGGTGATCCGCGGCGAAACCTATCATTTCGACATCGTCGCCAACGAGTCGGCGCGCGCCCTGATGGATCTTGCCGTGAGCGAGAGCCTGGCGCTCGGCAACGGCATCCTGACGGTGGAAAATGAGGAGCAGGCGTGGGCGCGTGCCCGCCGGTCGGAGGGGGACAAGGGCGGCTTTGCCGCACGCGCCGCGCTGACTATGATCGAACTGAAGAACAAGCTGGGTGCAGAAAAGTGA
- a CDS encoding cupin domain-containing protein has product MTEVRKPIVSLKELGLNHWSRGSFFESQDASFGALLGLKDLGISYGEVPPGKSGCPFHNHHVEEELFIILEGEGTYRFGGERHAVGPGDVLGAPAGGPETAHHLINTGTLPLKYLSISTMAATEICEYPDSGKFLARTRRAGTGETSFDFIGRPRSSTEYWDDEPGAQAQDQIPHSLSAKPE; this is encoded by the coding sequence ATGACGGAAGTCCGCAAGCCTATTGTCAGCCTCAAGGAACTCGGCCTCAACCACTGGAGCCGGGGCTCGTTCTTCGAGTCGCAGGACGCCTCGTTCGGCGCGCTTCTCGGTCTCAAGGACCTCGGCATCAGCTATGGCGAGGTACCGCCCGGCAAATCCGGCTGCCCCTTCCACAACCACCATGTCGAAGAAGAACTGTTCATTATCCTCGAAGGAGAGGGAACGTACCGCTTCGGCGGCGAACGCCATGCCGTCGGGCCCGGGGACGTGCTCGGCGCACCGGCCGGCGGTCCCGAAACGGCCCATCACCTGATCAACACCGGAACGCTGCCGCTCAAATATCTGTCCATATCGACCATGGCGGCGACCGAAATCTGCGAATATCCCGATTCCGGCAAGTTCCTCGCCAGAACCCGGCGGGCCGGCACGGGCGAGACTTCGTTCGACTTTATCGGCCGGCCCCGATCCTCAACGGAATATTGGGACGACGAACCGGGCGCTCAGGCTCAAGACCAAATCCCCCATTCCCTATCAGCCAAACCGGAGTAA
- a CDS encoding riboflavin synthase: protein MFTGIITDVGTVEKVAALREGVKLRVATSYDPKTIDLGASIAHAGVCLTVTALPEAGSNERWFEVEAWEEALRLTTISGWREGVRINLERSLKIGDELGGHIVSGHVDGQAEILAVEPEGDAVRFRLRAPEQLARFVAPKGSVALDGTSLTVNRVDGAEFDVLLIRHSLEVTTWGERRAGDFVNFEVDTMARYAARLAEFPAPKSE, encoded by the coding sequence ATGTTCACAGGCATAATCACCGATGTCGGTACCGTGGAAAAGGTCGCGGCACTGAGAGAGGGCGTCAAGCTTCGCGTCGCCACCAGCTATGATCCGAAGACGATCGACCTGGGTGCCTCGATCGCCCATGCCGGCGTGTGCCTGACCGTAACGGCCCTGCCGGAGGCCGGCAGCAATGAGCGTTGGTTCGAAGTCGAGGCCTGGGAAGAGGCCTTGAGGCTGACGACGATTTCCGGCTGGCGGGAGGGCGTGCGTATCAATCTCGAGCGGTCGCTGAAGATCGGCGACGAACTCGGCGGCCACATTGTCTCCGGCCATGTGGACGGCCAGGCGGAAATCCTTGCCGTCGAGCCGGAAGGCGACGCCGTGCGCTTTCGCCTCAGGGCGCCGGAGCAACTCGCGCGCTTTGTCGCGCCGAAGGGATCCGTGGCGCTCGACGGCACGTCTCTGACGGTCAATCGGGTCGATGGCGCCGAGTTCGACGTGCTGTTGATACGCCATTCGCTTGAGGTCACCACCTGGGGTGAGCGCCGGGCCGGCGACTTCGTCAATTTCGAGGTCGATACCATGGCCCGCTATGCGGCAAGGCTTGCAGAGTTTCCGGCTCCGAAATCGGAATGA